In Nissabacter sp. SGAir0207, the genomic stretch CATTCAGGATAATCAGCGGGATCAACTTCTCCGGGAAGTGATAGGGGCCATAGTTGTTGGAGCAGTTGGTCACCAGCGTCGGCAAGCCATAGGTACGCTGCCAGGCGCGTACCAGATGGTCGCTCGAGGCCTTGGAGGCAGAGTAGGGGCTGCTCGGCGCATACGGCGTGGTCTCGGTGAACAGGTCATCGGTGCCATGCAGGTCGCCATACACCTCGTCCGTGGAGATGTGGTGCAGCCGGAACGCCGCCTTGCGGGCTGGCTCCAGGGCCGCCCAGTAGTGGCGTGCCGCCTCCAACAGGCTGTAAGTACCAATGATATTGGTCTCGATAAACGCCGCCGGCCCATCGATTGAGCGATCAACGTGGCTCTCTGCCGCCAGATGCATCACGGCGTCCGGCTGGTACTCCGCAAACAGCGTATCCAACGCCGTGCGATCGCAAATATTGACCTGGGCAAAGCGATAACGGGGATGTTCGGCCACCCCTGCCAGCGACTCCAAATTCCCTGCATAGGTGAGACTGTCTACCACCAGAACACTGTCGTCCGTGTGGTTAATGATGTGGCGCACTACCGCCGAACCGATGAAACCAGCACCACCCGTAACCAAAATTTTCATAACATTAGACTCATATCTGGAATTTTTATCCTCACGCTAGCGTGAGTCTCTCAGGGGTATCCTTGGGAGGCGCGCCGCCTGCTGCCTTGCGCCCACTGCCAATCTGATACAAAACCGCTGAATTATACTGTTGGCAAGATATGCTGAACAGTAAATAAGAGGGAATCAAAAACTTCCCCATTGTTAAAAAAAACTGAATTTTCGGATTATTCGCACATGATTTTACAGTAAAAACACAAAATCTTAAACCAATACTTACGCAAGTGAAAGTTGGCATGAATATTGATTGAGGAAACATAAGGCGAGGAATTATCTGAGGCAGTATTCTTTAAGAATTTTCTTAAGGTGAATTACTAAAACTCTGCTATTAGGACAAAGTACTTTGGCTGCTATCTTAAATGCAGTTACAAAAGTAAATCGGGTAACCATTTTAAGTTATTGATTTGAATGATTAAAATTTATTGTGTTCTGGATTTAACCATCACTTGGCTATTTTCTTTTGCATTCATCTCGGTACTATTAAAAGCGAGGGCAAAAGAAAGCTGCTAGCATGGTGCCTGACTTGGCAATAGGTTGGGGCTAATTTCACAGTGGGTTTTCTGTCGCAACAATTAAGCTGTGCTAACATACTGGGATTATTTCCGTAACAATCAGAAGCATAATGATTTGGCTTTTGATAGAGTCTTTTCCCAATGGCATAAATATTGGAAGCACCCAACGTGCGTCAGTATAAGAGTGAATAATGAAATGAATGTGATTGAGACCCGGGTTAAAGGTGTGAAGCTGGTACAGCCAACCGTGTTTGGCGACCAGCGCGGCTTCTTCCTGGAAACTTTCCAGAAAGATCGTTATCAACAGTTGCTGGATATCGACCTTGAGTTTGTGCAGGACAACCACTCCCGGTCGAGCCAGGGGGTACTGCGCGGCCTCCATTTTCAGACGGCCCATCCGCAAGGAAAACTGGTACGCGTGGTGCGCGGCGAGGTGTTTGATGTGGTGGTGGATATCCGCCCGGACTCCCCGACCTTCCGCCAATGGGTGGGCGTAACCCTCTCTGAGGCCAACAAGAACCAGCTGTGGGTACCGCCGGGTCTGGCGCACGGCTTTGTGGTGATTTCAGAGTTTGCCGATTTTGAGTACAAATGCACCGATTACTATGATCCGGCCAATGAGGGTTGCCTCATCTGGAACGACCCGGAAATAGGTATTGAATGGCCGGTCGCCGAGCCGAAGCTCTCGGCCAAGGATCAGCAAGGCAAAGCGTTCTCAGAGCTTTTTTGATAACAGGCTCGCCTCGCAGCAAGGCCCCGGGAGGAACCCCGGGGCTTTTTCCCTTCTGGAGGCCGGGTGTTCGATCTTTATTCAGGGTAGCCAGTATAACTATGAAATTGATGATCGTTGGCAGTGCGGGACAAGTGGGTAAAGAGCTGGTGCAGCGCGCGCCGGCGGAGTGGGAAGTGCTGGCCGTAGATCGCCAGCAGCTGGACATCACCGATGCCGCGCAGGTCAGCCATCGGGTGGCAGCGTTCCACCCTGACGTCATAATCAACGCGGCGGCCTACACGGCCGT encodes the following:
- the rffG gene encoding dTDP-glucose 4,6-dehydratase — encoded protein: MKILVTGGAGFIGSAVVRHIINHTDDSVLVVDSLTYAGNLESLAGVAEHPRYRFAQVNICDRTALDTLFAEYQPDAVMHLAAESHVDRSIDGPAAFIETNIIGTYSLLEAARHYWAALEPARKAAFRLHHISTDEVYGDLHGTDDLFTETTPYAPSSPYSASKASSDHLVRAWQRTYGLPTLVTNCSNNYGPYHFPEKLIPLIILNALAGKPLPVYGNGQQVRDWLYVEDHARALYKVVTEGEIGETYNIGGHNERKNIDVVKTICGILDELISEKPAGVAHFADLITYVTDRPGHDMRYAIDASKIERTLGWKPEETFESGILKTVQWYLDNKEWWQRVQDGSYAGQRLGLQK
- the rfbC gene encoding dTDP-4-dehydrorhamnose 3,5-epimerase, whose protein sequence is MNVIETRVKGVKLVQPTVFGDQRGFFLETFQKDRYQQLLDIDLEFVQDNHSRSSQGVLRGLHFQTAHPQGKLVRVVRGEVFDVVVDIRPDSPTFRQWVGVTLSEANKNQLWVPPGLAHGFVVISEFADFEYKCTDYYDPANEGCLIWNDPEIGIEWPVAEPKLSAKDQQGKAFSELF